One window of the Kiritimatiellales bacterium genome contains the following:
- a CDS encoding sulfatase-like hydrolase/transferase, whose translation MRCELLLASTVAFTGAGIAERPNIIWIITDQQPADLMSCTGNSGLKTPAMDSLAASGVRFELAYCANPICVPSRTSMMTGRMPHETGVTFNMDRFDIFVPSLGGFITRAGYDTAYIGKWHIPMPAENQQWHGFNLMLEGTKKFNDQHFAAPAIDFIKTKRNKPFFLVASFTNPHDICEWARGAAGGFPEARTRLWNGKIPPAPAPENCPPLPENFEIPAYEPDIIREYQTWQKGTYPARGWPDERWRQYRWALNRLTERVDMEIGKILDALRDAGLDKNTVIIFTSDHGDGNSAHQWNQKTLHYDECARIPFIISGAGIANPGGVNCAHLISTGIDIFPTVCDYAGAEMPPDLPGRSVRPLVENRAGDWRDCVIIENDLSPEYGRSAGIEGRSLRTLKYKYTVYSTGKIREQLTDMKNDPGEIHNLAVDPAAGEILQQCREQLAAEFKSTGDTFVIPGISYDGWILK comes from the coding sequence ATGAGATGCGAACTTTTACTTGCGTCCACCGTGGCGTTTACCGGCGCCGGGATTGCAGAACGTCCGAATATTATCTGGATTATAACGGATCAGCAGCCGGCAGACCTGATGAGCTGCACCGGCAACTCCGGACTGAAAACTCCGGCGATGGACAGTCTCGCCGCCAGCGGTGTGCGATTTGAACTCGCCTATTGCGCGAATCCGATTTGCGTGCCGTCGCGTACATCCATGATGACCGGCCGCATGCCGCACGAAACCGGCGTGACATTTAATATGGACCGGTTTGATATTTTCGTACCGTCGCTCGGTGGATTCATCACGCGCGCCGGCTACGACACCGCGTACATCGGCAAGTGGCATATTCCAATGCCGGCTGAAAATCAGCAGTGGCACGGTTTTAATCTGATGCTGGAAGGCACAAAGAAGTTTAACGACCAGCACTTCGCCGCACCGGCTATCGATTTTATTAAAACAAAACGGAACAAACCGTTTTTCCTCGTCGCATCGTTTACGAACCCTCATGACATTTGCGAATGGGCGCGCGGTGCCGCCGGCGGTTTCCCGGAGGCCAGAACACGACTGTGGAATGGTAAAATTCCACCGGCACCGGCGCCGGAAAACTGCCCGCCATTACCAGAAAATTTTGAAATTCCGGCGTATGAACCGGACATTATCCGCGAATATCAGACGTGGCAGAAAGGCACCTATCCGGCGCGCGGCTGGCCGGATGAACGCTGGCGGCAGTACCGTTGGGCACTCAACAGATTAACTGAGCGCGTTGATATGGAAATCGGAAAAATTCTCGATGCACTGCGTGATGCAGGGCTTGATAAAAACACCGTGATTATTTTTACGAGCGACCACGGTGACGGCAACAGTGCGCACCAGTGGAATCAAAAAACACTGCACTACGATGAGTGCGCGCGCATTCCGTTCATCATTTCCGGCGCCGGAATCGCAAATCCCGGCGGTGTAAACTGTGCGCATCTGATTTCCACCGGCATTGATATTTTTCCAACCGTCTGCGATTACGCCGGTGCCGAAATGCCGCCGGATCTGCCGGGACGCAGTGTGCGCCCACTGGTTGAAAACCGCGCCGGCGACTGGCGCGACTGTGTTATCATTGAAAACGATCTTTCGCCGGAATACGGCCGCAGCGCCGGAATTGAAGGACGTTCACTGCGCACGCTGAAATATAAATACACCGTTTACTCTACTGGGAAAATCCGCGAACAGCTCACCGATATGAAAAATGATCCCGGCGAAATACACAACCTTGCCGTCGATCCCGCCGCCGGCGAAATTTTACAGCAGTGCCGCGAACAGCTCGCCGCTGAATTTAAAAGCACCGGTGACACATTCGTTATCCCTGGAATTTCATATGACGGCTGGATTTTAAAATGA